In a single window of the Helicoverpa zea isolate HzStark_Cry1AcR chromosome 9, ilHelZeax1.1, whole genome shotgun sequence genome:
- the LOC124633537 gene encoding ribonuclease Z, mitochondrial isoform X2, with amino-acid sequence MPKANSGRIAEAQRQRQQISKKSEKYGPSTVYLQVLGSGARGAPNTLYLFTDQKRYLFNCGECTQRLAHEHKVKLSRLDHIFITTKTWQNIGGLPGLSLTLQDVGVPNITLHGPEGLDELYAATRRFVIMKDMQVTMAKCSPSEDFEDNVMNVKYVLLGPHDNLLTGKEFKQQAVKKPKLDPNVDKEYEEFIHDDTDYYRPEMRNLEPGTHSAKARQLRELASKEKNKPKSAVEKDPLKKKTEKVLHELQKKTHCSVAYICTLKKRLGTLDLAKCVEKGVKPGPMLGQLKNGQDVVLPDGSLVLSRDVKTPDESGPVFIVIDVPELAYLKEAEFSAHFDNGINPPENIPTLIVHFTPPHVFHNPAYRAFMGLFGPCTRHLVLNSQNSCLGSEAVHRTQHKLHLLDPDIFPLLRDVSVPAVWNSHPPVPKTNSPVRLKGLEELKNKIALAQFQNIINLEGSAKGDGHQPTMDDCDAVSKVEMLAGRTLTMYHLRPKKQLDRTAEPKLHIQDYIQETMDVDGFVGSLEQFRRLVDSMRYARCDTKEYPKVVFLGTGSCIPSKTRNTSAIVLHIDENRSMLLDCGEGTFGQLVRFYGPKKVNAFLRTLKAIYISHLHADHHIGLIGVLQARRQAMQELGPGEGASASTPVYLLAPGQIVTWLTLYDHQFERLKSDYTLIPNQNLHHEHPEKLDLTAAALSSMGVEAIKTCFVAHCPNAFGVAINVDERYKVTYSGDTLPCEELVKIGTDSTLLIHEATMEDELADEARIKMHSTTTQAIDIGRQMNARYTVLTHFSQRYARLPRLNAHILNDNNSVGIAFDNMQITMSDLELLPHMYAPLQLMFAEHCVEMELKASQRQRVRSRRSSTPSLPPGTHTPKRSRNHSDASDDDAPKRSRNHGNADIVDNDPPKNSRYHGNAEIVDDGPPKSSRNHGNKNNTDTESSLPGIGTRKDKISSVSSVQSRKLSTDCTSENDSNPGTEPENVESNSSENNVS; translated from the exons ATGCCGAAAGCGAATTCAGGACGAATCGCTGAGGCGCAACGTCAAAGGCAACAGATATCGAAGAAGAGTGAAAAGTATGGTCCTAGCACAGTATACCTCCAGGTACTGGGATCAGGTGCTAGAGGTGCACCCAACACACTGTATCTCTTTACGGATCAGAAGCG ATATCTATTCAACTGCGGTGAGTGCACACAGAGGTTAGCCCACGAGCACAAAGTAAAGCTGTCCAGATTGGACCACATATTCATCACAACCAAGACATGGCAGAACATTGGAGGCTTACCGGGACTGTCACTCACACTGCAGGATGTTGGTGTACCCAATATAACATTGCATGGACCTGAGGGCTTG GATGAGTTGTACGCTGCAACAAGGCGGTTTGTCATAATGAAGGACATGCAGGTAACTATGGCCAAGTGCAGCCCCAGTGAAGACTTTGAAGACAATGTTATGAATGTTAAATATGTGTTATT GGGCCCACACGACAACCTACTTACAGGGAAAGAATTCAAGCAACAAGCAGTAAAGAAGCCAAAATTAGACCCCAATGTAGACAAAGAGTACGAAGAGTTCATTCATGATGACACAGATTATTACAGGCCTGAGATGCGGAACCTAGAACCTGGTACCCACTCTGCCAAAGCTAGGCAGCTTAGAGAACTGGCtagtaaagagaaaaataaaccaaagtcTGCTGTAGAGAAAG ATCCATTAAAGAAAAAGACTGAGAAGGTTCTACATGAACTACAGAAGAAAACCCATTGTTCTGTTGCATACATCTGTACATTGAAG AAACGACTAGGCACCCTGGACTTAGCGAAGTGTGTGGAGAAAGGCGTGAAGCCAGGTCCGATGCTGGGACAGCTGAAGAACGGCCAGGATGTGGTGCTGCCCGATGGGTCACTCGTGCTGTCTAGAGACGTGAAGACTCCTGATGAATCTGGCCCCGTGTTTATTG TAATCGACGTGCCGGAGCTAGCGTACCTGAAGGAGGCGGAGTTTTCAGCTCACTTCGACAACGGCATTAATCCTCCTGAGAACATTCCTACGCTCATAGTCCACTTCACACCGCCTCATGTCTTCCATAATCCTGC GTACCGCGCCTTCATGGGTCTCTTCGGCCCCTGCACCCGTCACCTAGTCCTCAACTCTCAGAACTCCTGCCTCGGCTCGGAAGCCGTTCACCGCACACAACACAAACTTCATCTCCTAGACCCTGACATATTTCCCCTATTACGGGATGTTAGTGTCCCAGCGGTGTGGAACTCTCACCCGCCCGTGCCGAAGACGAATAGTCCTGTTCGATTGAAGGGATTGGAGGAGCTTAAGAATAAG ATAGCGCTCGCGCAGTTCCAGAATATTATTAACTTGGAGGGGTCAGCTAAGGGGGATGGACATCAGCCTACCATGGATGACTGCGACGCCGTGTCTAAGGTCGAAATGTTGGCGGGACGGACCCTCACCATGTATCACTTGAGGCCCAAGAAACAGCTGGACAG GACTGCAGAACCAAAGCTCCACATACAAGACTATATCCAAGAGACCATGGACGTCGACGGCTTCGTGGGCAGCTTGGAGCAGTTCCGTCGCCTGGTAGACAGCATGCGTTACGCTCGATGTGACACTAAGGAGTACCCCAAGGTCGTATTCTTGGGCACGGGCTCTTGCATACCGAGTAAGACCAGGAATACTAGTGCCATTGTACTGCATATTGa TGAAAATCGTTCAATGCTGCTAGACTGCGGCGAAGGCACGTTCGGTCAGCTGGTGCGGTTCTACGGACCCAAGAAGGTCAACGCGTTCCTAAGAACGCTGAAGGCGATATACATCTCACATTTACATGCTGACCATCATATTG GTCTAATCGGCGTCCTCCAAGCCCGTCGCCAAGCTATGCAGGAGCTGGGCCCAGGCGAGGGCGCTTCGGCCTCCACGCCGGTGTACCTGCTGGCGCCGGGACAGATCGTCACGTGGCTCACGCTGTATGATCACCAGTTTGAGAGGCTCAAGAGTGATTATACGCTCATTCCTAATCAGAATTTG CACCATGAGCATCCAGAGAAATTGGATTTAACGGCAGCAGCCCTCTCATCAATGGGGGTGGAAGCCATTAAGACGTGTTTCGTCGCCCACTGTCCCAACGCGTTCGGCGTCGCCATCAATGTGGACGAACGGTATAAGGTGACTTATTCGGGAGACACGCTGCCTTGTGAAGAGCTGGTTAAGATCG GAACCGACTCCACCCTCCTAATCCACGAAGCCACCATGGAGGACGAGCTAGCCGACGAAGCCCGCATCAAGATGCACTCTACCACCACCCAGGCCATAGACATCGGCCGACAGATGAACGCCCGCTACACAGTACTGACGCACTTCAGCCAGAGATACGCAAGGCTGCCGCGCTTGAACGCGCATATACTGAACGATAATAACAGTGTCGGCATCGCTTTTGATAATATGCAG ATTACAATGAGCGACCTAGAACTGCTGCCGCACATGTACGCCCCCCTACAGCTGATGTTCGCGGAGCACTGCGTGGAGATGGAGCTGAAGGCGTCCCAGCGGCAACGAGTCCGCTCCCGCCGCTCCTCAACACCCAGCCTGCCCCCCGGTACTCACACGCCTAAACGCTCCCGTAACCATAGCGACGCCAGCGACGACGACGCGCCAAAACGGTCCCGTAACCATGGCAACGCGGACATTGTTGACAACGACCCGCCTAAAAACTCCCGTTACCATGGCAACGCGGAAATTGTTGACGATGGCCCGCCTAAAAGTTCTCGTAACCATGGCAACAAAAATAACACCGATACGGAAAGTAGCCTGCCAGGTATTGGTActagaaaagataaaattagtAGTGTTTCTTCGGTACAGTCGCGTAAATTGAGCACTGATTGTACATCAGAAAATGATAGCAATCCTGGTACGGAACCCGAAAATGTAGAATCTAATTCATCTGAAAATAATGTCAGCTAG
- the LOC124633537 gene encoding ribonuclease Z, mitochondrial isoform X1, translating to MYGISVLFSYRVVSKCSIRSHSSDSTKKLLEFLADMPKANSGRIAEAQRQRQQISKKSEKYGPSTVYLQVLGSGARGAPNTLYLFTDQKRYLFNCGECTQRLAHEHKVKLSRLDHIFITTKTWQNIGGLPGLSLTLQDVGVPNITLHGPEGLDELYAATRRFVIMKDMQVTMAKCSPSEDFEDNVMNVKYVLLGPHDNLLTGKEFKQQAVKKPKLDPNVDKEYEEFIHDDTDYYRPEMRNLEPGTHSAKARQLRELASKEKNKPKSAVEKDPLKKKTEKVLHELQKKTHCSVAYICTLKKRLGTLDLAKCVEKGVKPGPMLGQLKNGQDVVLPDGSLVLSRDVKTPDESGPVFIVIDVPELAYLKEAEFSAHFDNGINPPENIPTLIVHFTPPHVFHNPAYRAFMGLFGPCTRHLVLNSQNSCLGSEAVHRTQHKLHLLDPDIFPLLRDVSVPAVWNSHPPVPKTNSPVRLKGLEELKNKIALAQFQNIINLEGSAKGDGHQPTMDDCDAVSKVEMLAGRTLTMYHLRPKKQLDRTAEPKLHIQDYIQETMDVDGFVGSLEQFRRLVDSMRYARCDTKEYPKVVFLGTGSCIPSKTRNTSAIVLHIDENRSMLLDCGEGTFGQLVRFYGPKKVNAFLRTLKAIYISHLHADHHIGLIGVLQARRQAMQELGPGEGASASTPVYLLAPGQIVTWLTLYDHQFERLKSDYTLIPNQNLHHEHPEKLDLTAAALSSMGVEAIKTCFVAHCPNAFGVAINVDERYKVTYSGDTLPCEELVKIGTDSTLLIHEATMEDELADEARIKMHSTTTQAIDIGRQMNARYTVLTHFSQRYARLPRLNAHILNDNNSVGIAFDNMQITMSDLELLPHMYAPLQLMFAEHCVEMELKASQRQRVRSRRSSTPSLPPGTHTPKRSRNHSDASDDDAPKRSRNHGNADIVDNDPPKNSRYHGNAEIVDDGPPKSSRNHGNKNNTDTESSLPGIGTRKDKISSVSSVQSRKLSTDCTSENDSNPGTEPENVESNSSENNVS from the exons ATGTACGGTATAAGTGTATTGTTTAGTTACCGTGTAGTTAGCAAATGTAGCATACGCTCTCACTCGTCTGATAGTACTAAGAAGCTATTGGAATTTCTAGCCGACATGCCGAAAGCGAATTCAGGACGAATCGCTGAGGCGCAACGTCAAAGGCAACAGATATCGAAGAAGAGTGAAAAGTATGGTCCTAGCACAGTATACCTCCAGGTACTGGGATCAGGTGCTAGAGGTGCACCCAACACACTGTATCTCTTTACGGATCAGAAGCG ATATCTATTCAACTGCGGTGAGTGCACACAGAGGTTAGCCCACGAGCACAAAGTAAAGCTGTCCAGATTGGACCACATATTCATCACAACCAAGACATGGCAGAACATTGGAGGCTTACCGGGACTGTCACTCACACTGCAGGATGTTGGTGTACCCAATATAACATTGCATGGACCTGAGGGCTTG GATGAGTTGTACGCTGCAACAAGGCGGTTTGTCATAATGAAGGACATGCAGGTAACTATGGCCAAGTGCAGCCCCAGTGAAGACTTTGAAGACAATGTTATGAATGTTAAATATGTGTTATT GGGCCCACACGACAACCTACTTACAGGGAAAGAATTCAAGCAACAAGCAGTAAAGAAGCCAAAATTAGACCCCAATGTAGACAAAGAGTACGAAGAGTTCATTCATGATGACACAGATTATTACAGGCCTGAGATGCGGAACCTAGAACCTGGTACCCACTCTGCCAAAGCTAGGCAGCTTAGAGAACTGGCtagtaaagagaaaaataaaccaaagtcTGCTGTAGAGAAAG ATCCATTAAAGAAAAAGACTGAGAAGGTTCTACATGAACTACAGAAGAAAACCCATTGTTCTGTTGCATACATCTGTACATTGAAG AAACGACTAGGCACCCTGGACTTAGCGAAGTGTGTGGAGAAAGGCGTGAAGCCAGGTCCGATGCTGGGACAGCTGAAGAACGGCCAGGATGTGGTGCTGCCCGATGGGTCACTCGTGCTGTCTAGAGACGTGAAGACTCCTGATGAATCTGGCCCCGTGTTTATTG TAATCGACGTGCCGGAGCTAGCGTACCTGAAGGAGGCGGAGTTTTCAGCTCACTTCGACAACGGCATTAATCCTCCTGAGAACATTCCTACGCTCATAGTCCACTTCACACCGCCTCATGTCTTCCATAATCCTGC GTACCGCGCCTTCATGGGTCTCTTCGGCCCCTGCACCCGTCACCTAGTCCTCAACTCTCAGAACTCCTGCCTCGGCTCGGAAGCCGTTCACCGCACACAACACAAACTTCATCTCCTAGACCCTGACATATTTCCCCTATTACGGGATGTTAGTGTCCCAGCGGTGTGGAACTCTCACCCGCCCGTGCCGAAGACGAATAGTCCTGTTCGATTGAAGGGATTGGAGGAGCTTAAGAATAAG ATAGCGCTCGCGCAGTTCCAGAATATTATTAACTTGGAGGGGTCAGCTAAGGGGGATGGACATCAGCCTACCATGGATGACTGCGACGCCGTGTCTAAGGTCGAAATGTTGGCGGGACGGACCCTCACCATGTATCACTTGAGGCCCAAGAAACAGCTGGACAG GACTGCAGAACCAAAGCTCCACATACAAGACTATATCCAAGAGACCATGGACGTCGACGGCTTCGTGGGCAGCTTGGAGCAGTTCCGTCGCCTGGTAGACAGCATGCGTTACGCTCGATGTGACACTAAGGAGTACCCCAAGGTCGTATTCTTGGGCACGGGCTCTTGCATACCGAGTAAGACCAGGAATACTAGTGCCATTGTACTGCATATTGa TGAAAATCGTTCAATGCTGCTAGACTGCGGCGAAGGCACGTTCGGTCAGCTGGTGCGGTTCTACGGACCCAAGAAGGTCAACGCGTTCCTAAGAACGCTGAAGGCGATATACATCTCACATTTACATGCTGACCATCATATTG GTCTAATCGGCGTCCTCCAAGCCCGTCGCCAAGCTATGCAGGAGCTGGGCCCAGGCGAGGGCGCTTCGGCCTCCACGCCGGTGTACCTGCTGGCGCCGGGACAGATCGTCACGTGGCTCACGCTGTATGATCACCAGTTTGAGAGGCTCAAGAGTGATTATACGCTCATTCCTAATCAGAATTTG CACCATGAGCATCCAGAGAAATTGGATTTAACGGCAGCAGCCCTCTCATCAATGGGGGTGGAAGCCATTAAGACGTGTTTCGTCGCCCACTGTCCCAACGCGTTCGGCGTCGCCATCAATGTGGACGAACGGTATAAGGTGACTTATTCGGGAGACACGCTGCCTTGTGAAGAGCTGGTTAAGATCG GAACCGACTCCACCCTCCTAATCCACGAAGCCACCATGGAGGACGAGCTAGCCGACGAAGCCCGCATCAAGATGCACTCTACCACCACCCAGGCCATAGACATCGGCCGACAGATGAACGCCCGCTACACAGTACTGACGCACTTCAGCCAGAGATACGCAAGGCTGCCGCGCTTGAACGCGCATATACTGAACGATAATAACAGTGTCGGCATCGCTTTTGATAATATGCAG ATTACAATGAGCGACCTAGAACTGCTGCCGCACATGTACGCCCCCCTACAGCTGATGTTCGCGGAGCACTGCGTGGAGATGGAGCTGAAGGCGTCCCAGCGGCAACGAGTCCGCTCCCGCCGCTCCTCAACACCCAGCCTGCCCCCCGGTACTCACACGCCTAAACGCTCCCGTAACCATAGCGACGCCAGCGACGACGACGCGCCAAAACGGTCCCGTAACCATGGCAACGCGGACATTGTTGACAACGACCCGCCTAAAAACTCCCGTTACCATGGCAACGCGGAAATTGTTGACGATGGCCCGCCTAAAAGTTCTCGTAACCATGGCAACAAAAATAACACCGATACGGAAAGTAGCCTGCCAGGTATTGGTActagaaaagataaaattagtAGTGTTTCTTCGGTACAGTCGCGTAAATTGAGCACTGATTGTACATCAGAAAATGATAGCAATCCTGGTACGGAACCCGAAAATGTAGAATCTAATTCATCTGAAAATAATGTCAGCTAG